In Hoeflea ulvae, one genomic interval encodes:
- a CDS encoding ImpA family type VI secretion system protein has translation MSNAADTAFAEALQRFLEPVSADSVCGPDLDFEDDADYANFMFPLEELLSQRFLETGGKPADRSNIKLDEVIESISGLLERSRDLRLVAALAQCHAVLLKPEGVLVCVQLMQRMLETFWEEVHPAATDGDFGYRRSMVEALDDRSRVAIPIGYFPLVNDKKIGPVSYRVWEIAQKPELKLPAETPMQALQVSEAFNSEAGRGQVQASYDVFKGLQSALKGIRSVFLENIDFDNVPSFGITLGAIDDVIAMLEREAPWLLPETEPGAEDMLAGDAEAIGGDAPASLAAAPPAAAVLPLTDISSHSQAAALLTQIERYFCNFEPSSPALILVHQARKLLGRPLVEALEALAPSRVDAARLIVDTGSGFTLSIDRMRQLTASALFQPEESGPGDEPEAVAVTSREAASSAMQSIERFLAVLEPTSPVPLLLSRARSLMNKDFSGLLSDYFNQTEGQ, from the coding sequence GTGTCAAACGCAGCAGACACAGCATTTGCCGAGGCGCTTCAAAGGTTTCTGGAGCCGGTTTCGGCAGATTCGGTCTGCGGACCCGATCTCGATTTCGAGGATGACGCTGACTACGCCAATTTCATGTTCCCGCTTGAGGAGCTGCTGTCGCAGCGCTTTCTGGAGACAGGTGGAAAGCCGGCGGACCGTTCCAACATCAAGCTTGATGAGGTCATAGAGTCCATATCCGGGCTGCTGGAGCGCAGCCGCGACCTTCGCCTTGTCGCGGCTCTGGCGCAGTGCCACGCGGTACTGCTCAAGCCCGAGGGGGTTCTGGTCTGCGTGCAACTGATGCAGCGGATGCTGGAGACCTTCTGGGAGGAGGTGCATCCCGCTGCGACTGACGGCGACTTCGGGTATCGCCGGTCGATGGTCGAAGCGCTGGACGACCGGTCGAGGGTCGCGATCCCGATCGGTTATTTCCCGCTGGTCAATGACAAGAAGATCGGGCCGGTGAGCTACCGGGTCTGGGAAATTGCGCAGAAGCCGGAGCTGAAACTTCCCGCCGAAACCCCGATGCAGGCGCTGCAGGTTTCCGAGGCCTTCAACAGCGAGGCCGGGCGCGGCCAGGTGCAGGCCAGCTATGATGTGTTCAAGGGCTTGCAATCGGCGCTCAAGGGCATTCGCTCTGTGTTCCTGGAAAATATCGATTTCGACAATGTGCCATCTTTCGGCATAACGCTGGGCGCGATCGATGACGTGATTGCCATGCTCGAGCGCGAGGCGCCGTGGCTGTTGCCGGAGACAGAGCCCGGTGCCGAAGACATGCTCGCGGGGGACGCGGAAGCCATTGGCGGCGATGCGCCGGCGAGCCTTGCTGCCGCACCGCCGGCGGCGGCAGTTCTGCCGCTGACCGATATTTCCAGCCATTCCCAGGCCGCGGCGCTGCTGACCCAGATCGAGAGATATTTCTGCAATTTCGAGCCCTCGTCGCCGGCCCTGATCCTGGTCCATCAGGCCCGCAAGCTTCTGGGACGACCGCTGGTGGAGGCACTCGAGGCCCTGGCTCCGTCACGCGTCGACGCGGCGCGTTTGATCGTCGACACCGGCAGCGGCTTCACGCTGAGCATAGACCGCATGCGGCAATTGACGGCGTCGGCGCTGTTTCAGCCCGAGGAGTCCGGTCCAGGGGATGAGCCGGAAGCGGTGGCGGTGACCAGCCGCGAGGCTGCCAGCAGCGCCATGCAGTCGATCGAACGGTTCCTCGCCGTTCTCGAGCCGACAAGTCCGGTGCCGCTGTTGTTGTCGCGCGCACGCTCATTGATGAACAAAGATTTCAGTGGACTGCTCAGTGACTATTTCAATCAAACTGAGGGTCAGTAA
- a CDS encoding type VI secretion system Vgr family protein, whose protein sequence is MNAVTLKQDKRAGVLETPFGKDVLVLSRFDGSEGVSELFEYRIEALSNEGGLDFDEAIGKNVTLTIHGTSGGKRKFDGILTETQWLGVRDHFHCYRLVLRPWLWLLSHRADCFIFHEKTVTDIISEVFGRHGSLAEFEDRTAGSFEPIEYCVQYRETDMAFVCRLMEENGISWFFIHEDGAHKLVLFDNISQCEATPGGSRPYLPLAGQDRRASECIHHFIPERRFTSGKVSVRDYNFKTPSAKMEGVHDGTASYEHADKEIYDYPGRHLDQGAGRTVAQIRMQSEAALDRRCMGSGNCVTLFPGSLVELTDYPFEAYNTEYVVLRCQHSFISQQYRTGAGSTGEDSYEGQYEFLDSEIDFRPMQITPRPLVHGPQTAKVVGKEGEEIDCDEYGRILVRFHWDREDDQSMRCRVAQNWASKQWGGMIIPRIGMEVMVEFLEGDPDRPLVTGCVYNAENMPPYTLPQFKTRSTFKSDSHKAGGYNEFRFEDEAGEEEIFLHGQKYFNSIILDDETWDVGGNRDFHVAKSQSQRIDRDKDMTVHGDHREEVGGNRDETIGGSQTRNIGGDENLTVGGDRLVDVGSNLQHEIGNDLLCKIGSKGHVDVGRSYFVDAGTEVVIDAGTSICLSVGGNFIKISPAGIQIEGTLVRVNCGGAPSRGSKVSKSTVPRPKKCAEPHAKRYPRSSEK, encoded by the coding sequence ATGAACGCTGTTACTCTTAAACAGGACAAGCGCGCCGGGGTTCTTGAAACGCCGTTCGGCAAGGACGTTCTCGTGTTGTCGCGTTTCGATGGCTCGGAAGGTGTCAGCGAACTGTTCGAGTACCGGATCGAGGCGCTGAGCAACGAAGGCGGCCTAGATTTCGACGAGGCCATCGGCAAGAATGTAACCTTGACCATCCATGGAACCTCCGGCGGCAAGCGCAAATTTGACGGCATTCTGACCGAAACCCAGTGGCTGGGCGTCCGCGACCATTTCCATTGCTACCGGCTGGTGCTGCGGCCCTGGCTGTGGCTGCTGTCACACCGGGCCGATTGCTTCATCTTCCACGAAAAAACCGTCACCGACATCATTTCCGAAGTCTTCGGACGCCACGGCTCGCTCGCCGAATTCGAGGACCGTACCGCCGGCTCTTTCGAACCGATCGAATATTGCGTGCAGTACCGCGAAACCGACATGGCCTTTGTCTGCCGGTTGATGGAGGAAAACGGCATCAGCTGGTTCTTTATCCACGAGGACGGAGCGCACAAGCTTGTACTGTTTGACAATATCAGCCAGTGCGAAGCAACCCCTGGCGGGTCCCGCCCCTATTTGCCGCTGGCCGGCCAAGACCGGAGGGCCAGCGAATGCATCCACCATTTCATTCCCGAGCGGCGCTTTACCTCCGGCAAGGTGTCCGTCCGCGACTACAATTTCAAAACCCCGTCGGCCAAAATGGAAGGCGTCCACGACGGTACCGCCAGCTACGAGCATGCCGACAAGGAAATCTATGATTACCCCGGACGCCATCTTGACCAGGGTGCCGGCAGGACCGTGGCACAGATCCGGATGCAATCCGAAGCTGCCCTTGACAGACGTTGCATGGGATCTGGCAATTGCGTCACCCTGTTTCCCGGCAGCCTGGTCGAGCTGACCGACTACCCCTTCGAGGCCTACAACACCGAATATGTGGTGCTGCGCTGCCAGCACAGCTTCATCTCCCAGCAGTACCGCACCGGCGCCGGCTCGACCGGCGAGGACAGCTATGAAGGTCAGTATGAGTTTCTCGACAGCGAGATCGACTTCCGGCCGATGCAGATCACCCCGCGCCCGCTGGTGCACGGGCCGCAGACCGCCAAGGTGGTGGGCAAGGAAGGCGAGGAGATCGATTGCGACGAATATGGCCGCATCCTGGTGCGGTTCCACTGGGACCGCGAGGATGACCAGTCGATGCGCTGCCGGGTGGCGCAGAACTGGGCCAGCAAGCAATGGGGCGGGATGATCATCCCGCGCATCGGCATGGAGGTGATGGTCGAATTCCTCGAAGGCGACCCGGACCGGCCGTTGGTCACCGGCTGCGTCTACAACGCCGAAAACATGCCGCCCTACACCCTGCCCCAGTTCAAGACCCGGTCAACCTTCAAATCCGATTCGCACAAGGCCGGCGGCTACAACGAGTTCCGCTTCGAGGACGAGGCCGGCGAGGAAGAGATCTTCCTGCATGGCCAGAAATATTTCAACAGCATCATTCTGGACGACGAGACCTGGGATGTCGGGGGAAATCGCGATTTCCACGTTGCAAAATCCCAGTCGCAAAGGATCGATAGAGACAAGGACATGACCGTTCACGGCGACCACCGCGAGGAGGTGGGCGGCAACCGTGACGAGACCATTGGCGGCTCGCAGACACGCAACATAGGCGGCGACGAAAATCTCACGGTCGGTGGCGACCGGCTGGTCGATGTCGGCAGCAATCTGCAGCACGAGATCGGCAACGACCTGCTGTGCAAGATCGGCAGCAAGGGTCATGTCGATGTCGGCCGAAGCTATTTTGTCGACGCCGGAACAGAGGTGGTGATCGACGCCGGCACCAGCATCTGCCTGTCAGTCGGCGGAAACTTCATCAAGATCAGTCCCGCTGGCATCCAGATCGAGGGAACGCTGGTCCGGGTCAATTGCGGCGGCGCCCCGTCGCGCGGCAGCAAGGTGAGCAAGAGTACCGTACCGCGACCGAAGAAATGTGCAGAACCGCACGCCAAACGCTATCCGAGGTCGTCGGAAAAATGA
- the tssG gene encoding type VI secretion system baseplate subunit TssG: protein MKLIEDIKADPFRHNFYAVLREFERHAASKPRIGDGVTVKDDIVVLSQDPYTAFPASNIAAIEPTPSGGSRLSIRFLGMFGPQGALPLHITETSQIWANGKDPSFARFVDVLSTRFLQLFYRAWADSRPIAQFERPELDRFQVFLASFGGVGTETMRHADARTQIGRIPYTGLVNSHVKSASRLKQLLQGLLKLDVEIEQWVGTWLSLDVTERTAMGRQSARLGVDSFVGKRIYSITEKFRIRIRCRDQDEYERLLPGSALASELADLAFYYVGYRAEFDVELGLPRDQAPSIRLGSAGKLGLTSWLQGARTVEGPDHLFEARFNPMAPGSKAGQAHA, encoded by the coding sequence GTGAAGCTGATAGAGGACATCAAGGCCGATCCGTTTCGCCACAATTTCTACGCCGTCCTGCGCGAATTCGAACGGCATGCGGCGTCAAAACCCCGGATCGGGGATGGCGTCACGGTCAAGGATGACATCGTGGTGCTGTCGCAGGATCCCTACACGGCGTTTCCGGCCTCCAACATTGCCGCGATTGAACCGACGCCAAGCGGCGGGTCGCGATTGTCGATCCGGTTTCTGGGCATGTTCGGCCCGCAAGGCGCGCTGCCACTGCACATTACCGAGACCTCGCAGATCTGGGCCAATGGCAAGGATCCGTCCTTTGCCCGGTTCGTCGATGTGCTGTCGACCCGTTTCCTGCAGCTTTTCTACCGGGCATGGGCCGATTCACGTCCGATTGCCCAGTTTGAACGTCCTGAACTCGACCGTTTTCAGGTTTTTCTGGCAAGTTTTGGTGGCGTCGGCACGGAGACGATGCGCCATGCGGATGCGCGCACGCAGATTGGCCGCATTCCCTATACCGGGCTGGTCAATTCGCACGTCAAGAGCGCATCGCGCCTGAAGCAATTGCTGCAGGGGCTGCTCAAGCTTGACGTCGAGATCGAGCAATGGGTTGGCACCTGGCTGTCGCTGGACGTCACGGAGCGCACCGCAATGGGACGTCAATCGGCGCGGCTGGGCGTGGACAGTTTTGTCGGCAAGCGGATCTACAGCATCACCGAAAAGTTCCGCATCCGCATCCGCTGCCGGGATCAGGACGAGTATGAGCGCTTGCTGCCCGGGTCGGCGCTTGCCTCGGAACTTGCCGATCTGGCGTTCTATTATGTCGGATACCGGGCCGAATTCGATGTGGAGCTGGGATTGCCGCGCGACCAGGCGCCATCGATCAGACTGGGAAGTGCTGGCAAGCTGGGGCTTACTTCCTGGCTGCAGGGCGCGCGCACCGTCGAGGGTCCGGATCACCTGTTTGAAGCCCGGTTCAATCCGATGGCGCCCGGCAGCAAGGCGGGCCAAGCGCATGCGTGA
- a CDS encoding GPW/gp25 family protein — MMSAADRLRRKGLSETEVRQQVMDSLIDVVNTIDLQSSVDLTGLDYASKSILNYGLYDISHLTSEDMSLATLEQNVVAALLCYEPRINKETLRVRRDTQFNDVDQKLRLSIYAEVSFLNLEVPIEFVAEIDIGASKVSLLKASTLS; from the coding sequence ATGATGTCGGCCGCCGACCGGTTGCGCCGCAAGGGCCTGAGCGAAACCGAGGTGCGGCAGCAGGTGATGGACTCGCTCATCGACGTCGTCAACACCATTGATCTGCAGAGCTCCGTGGACCTTACCGGCCTGGACTATGCTTCCAAATCCATTCTCAATTACGGGCTTTACGACATTTCTCACCTGACCAGCGAGGACATGAGCCTTGCAACGCTGGAACAGAACGTGGTGGCGGCGCTGCTATGCTACGAGCCGCGGATCAACAAGGAAACGCTCAGGGTCAGACGTGACACACAGTTCAATGATGTCGACCAGAAACTGCGTCTGTCGATCTATGCGGAAGTGTCCTTCCTCAACCTTGAAGTGCCGATCGAATTCGTCGCGGAAATCGACATCGGCGCGAGCAAGGTCAGTTTGCTGAAGGCGTCCACCTTGTCATGA
- a CDS encoding Hcp family type VI secretion system effector: MATNMHLKIDSIEGESRKKGHEGQIEITSWAFGMDQQASVGHGHGSGAGRVSVRDVVLTKSICKSDAALMQHCCSGKHIPEITLFCEKAGGETTVEYVKIVMKQVLVTNHTVSGALGSDEVAVDVSLNFAEYVVTYTQQAEDGSAGPTTTQGWNVAENRSAA; this comes from the coding sequence ATGGCTACAAACATGCATCTGAAAATCGACAGTATCGAAGGTGAATCCCGAAAAAAGGGGCATGAAGGACAGATCGAGATCACCAGCTGGGCCTTCGGGATGGATCAGCAGGCTTCTGTCGGCCATGGCCACGGTTCCGGCGCGGGCCGGGTTTCGGTTCGCGACGTGGTGTTGACCAAGAGCATCTGCAAATCCGACGCTGCGCTGATGCAGCATTGCTGCAGCGGCAAGCATATTCCCGAAATCACGCTGTTTTGCGAGAAAGCGGGCGGCGAGACCACGGTTGAATATGTGAAGATCGTGATGAAGCAGGTTCTGGTCACCAATCACACCGTTTCGGGCGCTTTGGGAAGCGACGAGGTTGCCGTGGATGTGTCGTTGAACTTCGCCGAATACGTGGTCACCTACACCCAGCAGGCCGAGGATGGTTCTGCCGGTCCGACGACCACCCAGGGTTGGAATGTCGCCGAAAACCGGTCTGCCGCGTAA
- the tssB gene encoding type VI secretion system contractile sheath small subunit, with amino-acid sequence MASDSGQKFIKRNRPPRVQISYEDPGDAEKIVELPFVMGVMADLSGNASPVEKPSMSERKFSDVDMDNIDAYMASIKPAISMKVDNKLGEDAGNEKLGINLTFSKMADFEPAAVVRQIPALNALLEAREQLANLQRYMDGKVAAEDKLKELLSNPEMMRAMSEHRAAKQNADAENPSEDADKTD; translated from the coding sequence GTGGCTTCGGATAGTGGACAGAAGTTTATCAAGCGCAATCGTCCGCCGCGCGTTCAGATTTCCTATGAAGACCCGGGCGACGCTGAAAAGATAGTAGAATTGCCATTTGTAATGGGTGTCATGGCCGATCTTTCTGGCAATGCTTCGCCTGTTGAAAAGCCATCTATGTCGGAACGCAAATTCTCCGACGTCGATATGGACAATATTGACGCATACATGGCGAGTATCAAGCCGGCCATCTCGATGAAGGTTGACAACAAGCTGGGCGAAGACGCTGGCAACGAGAAGCTCGGGATCAACCTGACCTTCTCGAAGATGGCGGATTTCGAACCGGCCGCCGTCGTTCGCCAGATTCCGGCATTGAACGCGCTTCTGGAAGCACGCGAGCAACTGGCCAACCTGCAACGCTACATGGACGGCAAGGTGGCTGCGGAGGACAAGCTGAAAGAGCTTCTGTCCAATCCGGAAATGATGCGGGCGATGAGCGAACACCGCGCTGCGAAGCAGAATGCGGATGCGGAAAATCCGTCTGAAGATGCAGACAAAACCGACTAA
- a CDS encoding OmpA family protein has protein sequence MRLWTITPLVLALASFSLDAKAQNTSEPAYTADELVNFMVEQVDLGSARALCIGTKSECAASQPKPKGFDMRLTFDLDSSTLRPEAKANLEVVAAALKDARLRVAKFKVEGHTDARGSDDYNMSLSVARARSVADFLVSRNVDRSRIVAEGFGEGAPLTADPLDPDNRRVELSLSVE, from the coding sequence ATGCGTTTATGGACCATTACCCCGTTGGTATTGGCGCTGGCTTCGTTTTCTCTGGATGCGAAAGCGCAAAACACCTCTGAGCCAGCCTATACTGCCGATGAATTGGTAAATTTCATGGTGGAGCAGGTCGATCTCGGCAGTGCCCGCGCGCTGTGCATCGGCACCAAGTCGGAATGCGCCGCATCGCAGCCGAAACCCAAGGGTTTCGACATGCGGCTGACATTCGATCTCGATTCCAGCACATTGCGGCCGGAGGCCAAGGCCAATCTGGAGGTCGTTGCGGCGGCGCTCAAGGATGCCCGGCTCAGGGTGGCCAAGTTCAAGGTCGAAGGCCATACCGATGCCCGCGGCTCCGACGACTACAACATGAGCCTGTCGGTAGCGCGCGCCCGGTCGGTCGCGGACTTCCTGGTCTCCCGCAATGTCGACCGCTCCCGCATCGTTGCCGAAGGATTTGGTGAAGGTGCGCCCCTGACCGCGGATCCGCTGGATCCCGACAACCGGCGTGTGGAACTGAGTCTCAGCGTGGAGTAG
- a CDS encoding PAAR domain-containing protein, with product MGQPAARVSDMHTCPMVNPGPVPHVGGPILPACSPNILIGNLPAARVTDKALCTGPIDMIVKGSATVLFNNLPAARLGDTTAHGGVIISGMVSVLIGDGGGGPGFAKVSKPCLKQAASSGSPFVKG from the coding sequence ATGGGACAACCAGCCGCGCGCGTGAGCGACATGCATACCTGCCCCATGGTCAATCCAGGTCCGGTACCACATGTCGGAGGCCCGATCCTGCCTGCCTGCTCGCCAAACATTCTCATCGGCAACCTGCCCGCCGCCCGGGTCACCGACAAGGCGCTATGCACCGGCCCGATCGATATGATCGTAAAGGGCTCGGCGACCGTGCTGTTCAACAACCTGCCCGCCGCCCGCCTGGGCGACACCACCGCCCATGGCGGCGTGATCATCTCCGGGATGGTGAGCGTGCTGATTGGGGATGGCGGCGGTGGACCGGGATTCGCAAAAGTCTCCAAACCCTGCCTCAAACAGGCGGCGAGCTCCGGCTCGCCCTTCGTCAAGGGCTGA
- the tssC gene encoding type VI secretion system contractile sheath large subunit — MSAQESNQKQAGVLETQVEVGEFSSLLKQSFKPKTERAATEVDNAITTLVKTALADSEVIQEDVLDTIGEMIRRLDEQLSAQLNEVMHAPEFQAVESAWNGLNYLSTNSETDSTLKLRVMNVSKSELYRDLKSYPGAKWDQSPLFKKLYEAEFGQLGGQPYGALVGDFYFDHTSQDVALLRDLGKVAAAAHCPFISGADPNLFGWDSWNELVNPRDLSKIFETPDYAGWRSLRDSENSRYVALCMPRVLAREPFGSKTVKVEEFNFEEEVDGHDGRKYAWMNASYAMAANINRAYKEYGWTVRIRGVNSGGEVINLPLHTFPTDDGSVDQKCPTEIAISDRREGELSKSGLIPLVHRKNSDKAAFIGAQSLYKPRKMSTEEATASDNLSARIPYMFACSRFAHYLKCMVRDQVGDTKEREDLQRWLQTWIMRYVDGDPRNSTSEVKARKPLADARVDVFEDPENPGYYGAKFFLRPHFQLEGMDIGLSLVSKLPSEKK; from the coding sequence ATGTCGGCGCAAGAATCCAATCAAAAACAGGCGGGAGTCCTGGAGACCCAGGTCGAAGTCGGCGAGTTTTCTTCTCTGCTGAAGCAGTCCTTCAAGCCGAAGACCGAACGAGCGGCGACCGAGGTGGACAATGCCATCACCACGCTGGTCAAGACCGCGCTGGCGGACAGTGAAGTCATTCAGGAGGATGTGCTCGACACGATCGGCGAAATGATCCGCCGGCTGGACGAGCAATTGTCGGCGCAGCTCAACGAGGTGATGCATGCCCCGGAGTTCCAGGCGGTCGAAAGCGCCTGGAACGGGCTGAACTATCTGTCGACAAATTCCGAGACGGATTCGACGCTGAAACTGCGGGTGATGAATGTCTCCAAGAGTGAACTCTACCGTGACCTGAAGAGCTATCCGGGTGCAAAGTGGGACCAGAGCCCGCTGTTCAAGAAGCTCTACGAGGCCGAGTTCGGGCAATTGGGCGGCCAGCCTTACGGCGCATTGGTCGGCGACTTCTACTTTGACCACACCAGCCAGGATGTGGCCTTGCTGCGGGATCTGGGCAAGGTTGCGGCTGCCGCGCATTGTCCGTTCATTTCCGGCGCCGATCCGAACCTGTTCGGCTGGGATTCCTGGAACGAGCTGGTCAATCCGCGCGACCTGTCGAAGATTTTCGAAACGCCAGATTATGCCGGCTGGCGCTCGTTGCGCGATTCGGAGAATTCGCGCTACGTGGCGCTGTGCATGCCGCGCGTGCTGGCCCGCGAACCCTTCGGTTCCAAGACCGTCAAGGTCGAGGAGTTCAATTTCGAGGAGGAGGTCGACGGTCATGACGGGCGCAAATATGCATGGATGAATGCGTCCTATGCGATGGCGGCCAATATCAACCGAGCCTACAAGGAATATGGCTGGACGGTGCGGATCCGGGGTGTCAATTCGGGCGGCGAGGTGATCAACCTGCCGCTCCACACTTTCCCGACCGATGATGGTTCTGTGGACCAGAAGTGCCCCACCGAAATCGCCATCAGCGACCGGCGCGAGGGCGAATTGTCCAAATCCGGCCTGATTCCGCTGGTTCACCGGAAGAACTCCGACAAGGCTGCCTTTATCGGGGCCCAGTCACTCTACAAGCCGCGCAAGATGAGCACGGAAGAGGCGACGGCGTCCGACAATCTGTCGGCGCGCATTCCCTACATGTTCGCCTGCTCGCGGTTTGCCCATTATCTCAAATGCATGGTGCGCGATCAGGTTGGCGACACCAAGGAGCGGGAAGATCTGCAGCGCTGGTTGCAGACCTGGATCATGCGGTATGTCGATGGCGATCCGCGCAACTCAACCTCGGAAGTCAAGGCCCGGAAACCATTGGCAGATGCCCGGGTCGATGTGTTCGAAGATCCCGAAAACCCGGGATATTACGGCGCAAAATTTTTCCTGAGACCGCATTTCCAGCTCGAGGGAATGGATATCGGACTCAGCCTCGTATCCAAGCTTCCGTCGGAAAAGAAGTAA
- the tssF gene encoding type VI secretion system baseplate subunit TssF, whose translation MNREFLEFYDRELKLLYERSKEFAEEFPGVAARLGALTEDQMDPTLVGLLEGAAFLAARVQLKIKSEFDTFTTEMLEHLIPGFLAPIPSFAMVRAMPDFSDPGLRDGVFLKAGDYLDTSFVEREKRIACRYRLVTDLALWPYQVTKAEYFSTTAPMQARGIETSVSVASGLCLELSLRGGPVSKDAAPGPPVNSCTPDELTFHLVESVSDSATLYELLFSKLGRIIIRHAKEGMAPKFEILPATAIEEIGFEEGKSLFGHDDKVFAGFNQLKEYFLFPHRFLGFRLRGLADKLKHIEADRFEIYFEFESSSKRMSSIIKAKSFALYAAPVANLFEATCTPVPIRTQDHEHVVVVDRSRPLEYEIYKILEVNALFPRRKDKIPVSPLYSAPLGNMPLNKAHFYTSRQIERRKTDAERRTGLVSNYLGTDTFISLREPAEEDVAERVRSLNVRALVSNRHLTDQLPVRRGRADFVAVEDTKLEFECIAGPTPPRDSLLSGSFRGRGADPTGAILWKLINFLQFNHLGLAGRPEGDGAAALREMLMVFADASNADIERRIRGIVDVSTEPVVRKIKQDTGYNAARGIRVTIEFDETAFEGSGAFLLGTILSKFLAEYAAINSFVETAIRSRQRGQIKVWKPVVGERQLL comes from the coding sequence ATGAACAGAGAGTTTTTAGAGTTTTACGACCGCGAACTGAAACTTCTCTATGAACGTTCGAAGGAGTTCGCCGAGGAATTTCCCGGCGTGGCGGCGCGTCTTGGAGCGTTGACCGAGGACCAGATGGATCCGACGCTGGTCGGATTGCTCGAGGGGGCTGCCTTCCTTGCCGCCCGGGTCCAGCTCAAGATCAAGAGCGAGTTCGACACCTTCACGACCGAAATGCTGGAACACCTGATTCCCGGCTTTCTGGCGCCGATTCCCTCCTTCGCCATGGTCCGCGCGATGCCGGATTTCTCAGATCCCGGCCTGCGCGACGGGGTGTTTCTCAAGGCCGGCGACTATCTGGACACGAGTTTCGTCGAGCGCGAAAAACGGATTGCCTGCCGCTACCGGCTGGTCACCGATCTGGCCTTGTGGCCTTACCAGGTGACCAAGGCGGAATATTTTTCCACCACCGCGCCAATGCAGGCGCGCGGCATCGAGACCTCGGTCTCCGTGGCCAGCGGCCTGTGTCTCGAATTGTCGCTGCGCGGCGGGCCGGTTTCCAAGGATGCGGCACCCGGACCACCGGTCAACAGCTGCACGCCGGACGAGCTGACCTTTCATCTGGTCGAGTCGGTGTCGGATTCGGCGACGCTGTACGAATTGCTGTTTTCAAAACTCGGACGGATCATCATCCGTCACGCCAAGGAGGGGATGGCGCCGAAATTCGAGATCCTGCCGGCCACCGCGATCGAGGAGATCGGCTTTGAAGAAGGCAAATCGCTGTTCGGCCATGACGACAAGGTGTTTGCCGGCTTCAACCAGCTGAAGGAATATTTCCTGTTTCCGCACCGGTTTCTCGGGTTTCGCCTGAGGGGACTTGCGGACAAGCTCAAACATATCGAAGCGGACCGGTTCGAAATCTATTTCGAATTCGAATCCTCGTCCAAGCGCATGTCCTCGATCATCAAGGCCAAGAGTTTCGCGCTCTATGCCGCGCCGGTTGCAAACCTGTTCGAGGCGACATGCACGCCGGTGCCGATACGGACGCAGGATCATGAACATGTGGTCGTGGTGGACCGCAGCCGGCCGCTGGAATACGAGATCTACAAGATCCTCGAGGTCAATGCTCTGTTTCCGCGGCGAAAGGACAAGATCCCGGTGTCGCCGCTCTATTCGGCGCCGCTTGGCAACATGCCCCTCAACAAGGCGCATTTCTACACGTCGAGACAGATAGAACGGCGAAAGACCGATGCCGAACGCCGCACCGGGCTGGTCAGCAATTATCTGGGCACCGACACCTTCATCTCCTTGCGCGAACCGGCGGAGGAAGATGTTGCCGAGCGGGTGAGGTCGCTCAATGTCAGGGCGCTGGTGAGCAACCGGCATCTGACCGACCAGCTTCCGGTGCGGCGCGGCAGGGCGGATTTCGTGGCGGTCGAGGACACCAAGCTGGAATTCGAGTGCATCGCCGGACCGACCCCGCCGCGGGATTCGCTGCTGTCGGGAAGTTTCCGCGGCCGCGGCGCCGATCCGACCGGGGCGATCCTGTGGAAGCTGATCAATTTTCTGCAATTCAACCATCTCGGATTGGCCGGACGCCCTGAAGGCGATGGCGCTGCGGCCTTGCGCGAAATGCTGATGGTTTTCGCCGATGCGTCCAATGCGGATATCGAACGCCGCATTCGCGGCATTGTCGATGTCTCGACCGAGCCGGTGGTCCGCAAGATCAAACAGGATACCGGTTACAATGCGGCGCGCGGTATCCGCGTGACCATCGAGTTTGACGAAACCGCCTTCGAGGGCAGCGGCGCCTTTCTGCTCGGCACGATTTTGAGCAAGTTTCTGGCCGAATATGCGGCGATTAACAGCTTTGTCGAAACCGCCATCCGCTCCCGGCAACGGGGCCAGATCAAGGTCTGGAAACCGGTCGTCGGGGAAAGGCAGTTGCTGTGA